Proteins encoded within one genomic window of Triticum aestivum cultivar Chinese Spring chromosome 2D, IWGSC CS RefSeq v2.1, whole genome shotgun sequence:
- the LOC123053624 gene encoding F-box protein At1g70590 isoform X1 — translation MDAASRTWPPPNPSPAPFSSRLRVSSDPQRRRRRRHSKKPKPEPPAPPPKNAPVCSGADFESLPPELLHRALSAVGAADVSAASRACRSWRDALQPLREAAALHAHGRRLKHGSAVPAGLDGEGREAARQSALGLFKRAARLGSAAAMVDAGLMCWEEGQREEAVGYYQAASELGHPVGMCNLGVSYLEADPPQAEEAVRWFYPAASAGNVRAQYNLALCLQNGKGIKRNQREAAKWYLRAAEGGNVRAMYNVSLCYSFGEGFTQDPVRAKKWLQLAADCGHRKALYESGIKLCATGDKVRSLMYLELATRHGESAASHMRDVILESLSPAIAQRALSDADRWRPKCLSARR, via the exons ATGGACGCCGCGAGCCGCACCTGGCCGCCGCCCAACCCCTCGCCGGCGCCCTTCTCCTCCCGGCTGCGCGTGTCCTCCGACCCCcaacgccggcgccggcggcgccaCTCCAAGAAGCCCAAGCCGGAGCCGCCGGCTCCCCCGCCCAAGAACGCCCCCGTCTGCTCCGGCGCGGACTTCGAGTCCCTCCCGCCGGAGCTCCTCCACCGGGCGCTGTCCGCGGTCGGCGCCGCCGACGTCTCGGCCGCCAGCCGTGCGTGCCGCTCGTGGCGGGACGCGCTGCAGCCGCTccgcgaggcggcggcgctgcacgcGCACGGGCGCCGCCTCAAGCACGGCTCAGCCGTTCCAGCCGGACTCGACGGTGAGGGGCGCGAGGCGGCGAGGCAGAGCGCGCTGGGTCTTTTCAAGCGGGCGGCGAGGCTGGGGTCCGCGGCTGCGATGGTGGACGCCGGGCTGATGTGCTGGGAAGAGGGGCAACGGGAGGAGGCGGTGGGGTACTACCAGGCGGCGTCGGAGCTGGGACACCCTGTCGGCATGTGCAATCTCGGAGTGTCCTACCTCGAAG CTGATCCACCCCAGGCCGAGGAAGCTGTTAGATGGTTTTATCCAGCTGCATCCGCAGGCAATGTTCGTGCCCAGTACAACCTAGCCCTCTGCTTGCAGAATGGAAAAGGAATCAAGCGTAATCAACGGGAAGCT GCAAAGTGGTACTTACGAGCTGCAGAAGGAGGGAATGTACGAGCCATGTATAATGTTTCCTTGTGTTACAGCTTTGGTGAAGGGTTTACACAGGATCCAGTGCGTGCAAAGAAGTGGCTGCAACTAGCTGCTGATTGTGGTCACAGAAAGGCTCTTTATGAGTCTGGTATTAAACTCTGTGCG ACAGGAGACAAGGTCAGGTCTCTCATGTATCTAGAGCTGGCAACACGCCATGGAGAAAGTGCCGCCTCGCATATGAGAGATGTAATACTCGAATCACTCTCGCCTGCGATTGCCCAACGCGCTCTTTCAGATGCTGATAGATGGCGACCAAAATGTCTCTCTGCCAGAAGATGA
- the LOC123053624 gene encoding F-box protein At1g70590 isoform X2, with amino-acid sequence MDAASRTWPPPNPSPAPFSSRLRVSSDPQRRRRRRHSKKPKPEPPAPPPKNAPVCSGADFESLPPELLHRALSAVGAADVSAASRACRSWRDALQPLREAAALHAHGRRLKHGSAVPAGLDGEGREAARQSALGLFKRAARLGSAAAMVDAGLMCWEEGQREEAVGYYQAASELGHPVGMCNLGVSYLEADPPQAEEAVRWFYPAASAGNVRAQYNLALCLQNGKGIKRNQREAAKWYLRAAEGGNVRAMYNVSLCYSFGEGFTQDPVRAKKWLQLAADCGHRKALYESGIKLCAETRSGLSCI; translated from the exons ATGGACGCCGCGAGCCGCACCTGGCCGCCGCCCAACCCCTCGCCGGCGCCCTTCTCCTCCCGGCTGCGCGTGTCCTCCGACCCCcaacgccggcgccggcggcgccaCTCCAAGAAGCCCAAGCCGGAGCCGCCGGCTCCCCCGCCCAAGAACGCCCCCGTCTGCTCCGGCGCGGACTTCGAGTCCCTCCCGCCGGAGCTCCTCCACCGGGCGCTGTCCGCGGTCGGCGCCGCCGACGTCTCGGCCGCCAGCCGTGCGTGCCGCTCGTGGCGGGACGCGCTGCAGCCGCTccgcgaggcggcggcgctgcacgcGCACGGGCGCCGCCTCAAGCACGGCTCAGCCGTTCCAGCCGGACTCGACGGTGAGGGGCGCGAGGCGGCGAGGCAGAGCGCGCTGGGTCTTTTCAAGCGGGCGGCGAGGCTGGGGTCCGCGGCTGCGATGGTGGACGCCGGGCTGATGTGCTGGGAAGAGGGGCAACGGGAGGAGGCGGTGGGGTACTACCAGGCGGCGTCGGAGCTGGGACACCCTGTCGGCATGTGCAATCTCGGAGTGTCCTACCTCGAAG CTGATCCACCCCAGGCCGAGGAAGCTGTTAGATGGTTTTATCCAGCTGCATCCGCAGGCAATGTTCGTGCCCAGTACAACCTAGCCCTCTGCTTGCAGAATGGAAAAGGAATCAAGCGTAATCAACGGGAAGCT GCAAAGTGGTACTTACGAGCTGCAGAAGGAGGGAATGTACGAGCCATGTATAATGTTTCCTTGTGTTACAGCTTTGGTGAAGGGTTTACACAGGATCCAGTGCGTGCAAAGAAGTGGCTGCAACTAGCTGCTGATTGTGGTCACAGAAAGGCTCTTTATGAGTCTGGTATTAAACTCTGTGCG GAGACAAGGTCAGGTCTCTCATGTATCTAG
- the LOC123053625 gene encoding copper methylamine oxidase has protein sequence MASAQEKAALCCGGPARDALRAAIAAPGKAVSMSAAGGGGERVVSAAGGGAVMDDIASAAQPTTAKASSKGIPIMTRAQRFHPLDPLSAAEIAVAVATVRAAGKSPEERDSMRFVEAVLLEPEKNVVALADAYFFPPFQPSLLPRTKGSAVIPSRLPPRRAKLVVYNRHSNETTIWIVELSEVHAATRGGHHRGKVISSEVVPDVQPAMDAMEYAECEATVKNYPPFVEAMKKRGVDDMELVMVDAWCAGYYSDADAPSRRLARPLIFCRTESDSPMENGYARPVEGIHVVVDMQNNIVIEFEDRKFVPLPPPDHLRNYTPGETRGGVDRSDVKPLIINQPEGPSFRINGYFVEWQKWNFRIGFTPKEGLVIYSVAYVDGSRGRRPIAHRLSFVEMVVPYGDPSEPHYRKNAFDAGEDGLGKNAHSLKKGCDCLGYIKYFDAHFTNFTGHVETIENCVCLHEEDHGILWKHQDWRTGLAEVRRSRRLTVSFICTVANYEYGFYWHFYQDGKIEAEVKLTGILSLGALMPGESRKYGTTIAPSLYAPVHQHFFVARMDMAVDCKPNEAHNQVVEVNVKVESAGTNNVHNNAFYAEEKILKSELQAMRDCDPSSARHWIVRNTRAVNRTGQPTGFRLVPGSNCLPFALPEAKFLRRAGFLKHNLWVTPYKSDEKFPGGEFPNQNPRLHEGLATWVKKDRPLEETDIVLWYVFGLTHIPRLEDWPVMPVEHIGFMLMPHGFFNCSPAVDVPPGTSDAADVKEAESPKAIQNGALVSKL, from the exons ATGGCCTCAGCTCAGGAAAAGGCGGCGCTCTGCTGCGGGGGCCCCGCGCGCGATGCCCTCAGGGCGGCGATCGCCGCGCCGGGGAAGGCGGTCTCCATGTCCGCGGCCGGCGGTGGCGGTGAGCGCGTCGTCTCCGCTGCCGGGGGCGGCGCCGTGATGGACGACATCGCGTCCGCGGCCCAGCCCACTACCGCCAAGGCCTCCTCTAAAG GGATACCCATAATGACGAGAGCTCAAAGATTCCACCCTTTGGACCCATTATCTGCTGCCGAAATTGCAGTGGCTGTTGCAACTGTAAGAGCCGCTGGAAAATCTCCTGAG GAACGTGACAGCATGCGTTTTGTTGAAGCTGTGCTACTGGAACCAGAAAAGAATGTTGTAGCATTAGCCGATGCCTACTTTTTCCCGCCGTTCcaaccatcactgctccctagaaCCAAAGGCTCTGCCGTCATTCCGAGCAGGTTGCCTCCCAGGAGGGCTAAGCTTGTTGTCTACAATAGACATTCAAATGAGACTACCATTTGGATAGTAGAACTATCCGAAGTGCATGCAGCTACTAGAGGTGGACATCACAGAGGGAAGGTGATATCATCGGAAGTTGTTCCAGATGTACAGCCTGCAATG GATGCTATGGAATATGCTGAGTGTGAAGCTACTGTCAAAAATTATCCTCCATTTGTTGAAGCTATGAAGAAAAGAGGTGTGGACGATATGGAACTTGTCATGGTAGATGCCTG GTGTGCTGGCTACTACAGTGATGCTGATGCTCCCAGTCGCAGACTTGCCAGGCCTCTAATCTTTTGCCGAACTGAGAGTGATAGTCCCATGGAGAATGGTTATGCTCGTCCTGTCGAAGGGATCCATGTTGTTGTTGATATGCAGAATAATATTGTCATAGAGTTTGAAGACAGGAAGTTTGTTCCTCTGCCCCCACCAGATCATTTGAGAAACTACACTCCTGGAGAAACTAGAGGTGGTGTTGATCGAAGTGATGTGAAACCTCTTATTATCAATCAGCCTGAGGGCCCAAGCTTCCGTATTAATGGCTATTTTGTGGAATGGCAGAAG TGGAATTTCCGTATTGGCTTCACCCCTAAAGAGGGTTTGGTCATCTACTCTGTTGCATATGTTGATGGTAGCCGTGGACGTAGACCTATAGCTCATAGGCTGAGCTTTGTTGAGATGGTTGTTCCTTATGGAGATCCAAGTGAACCACATTATCGCAAGAATGCTTTCGATGCTGGAGAAGATGGACTTGGCAAAAATGCTCATTCTCTTAAGAAG GGGTGTGACTGCTTGGGTTACATCAAGTATTTTGATGCACACTTCACGAACTTTACCGGTCATGTGGAGACAATTGAGAACTGTGTGTGTCTGCACGAGGAGGACCATGGAATCCTTTGGAAACACCAAGATTGGAGAACTGGTTTAGCAGAAGTTAGGCGATCAAGGAGGCTCACGGTGTCATTTATCTGCACAGTTGCCAATTATGAATATGGTTTTTACTGGCACTTTTATCAG GATGGTAAGATAGAAGCTGAAGTAAAACTTACTGGAATTCTGAGTTTGGGAGCTCTGATGCCTGGGGAATCAAGGAAATATGGTACAACTATTGCTCCTAGTCTGTATGCACCTGTCCACCAGCATTTCTTTGTTGCCCGTATGGACATGGCTGTTGATTGCAAACCTAACGAAGCTCATAATCAG GTGGTTGAAGTAAATGTCAAAGTCGAAAGTGCAGGCACAAATAATGTGCACAACAATGCTTTCTATGCTGAAGAAAAAATACTGAAATCCGAGTTGCAAGCAATGAGAGATTGTGACCCTTCATCTGCGCGACATTGGATT GTTAGGAACACAAGGGCTGTAAATCGTACCGGACAACCAACTGGTTTCAGACTCGTGCCTGGTTCAAACTGTTTGCCATTTGCTCTGCCTGAGGCAAAGTTTCTTCGAAGAGCCGGGTTCTTAAAGCACAATCTTTGGGTGACACCATACAAGAGCGATGAGAAGTTTCCTGGAGGGGAGTTCCCCAACCAGAATCCACGTCTTCATGAGGGTTTAGCTACTTGGGTGAAGAAGGATAGACCCTTGGAGGAAACTGACATCGTCCTCTG GTATGTATTTGGGCTCACCCACATCCCAAGGCTGGAAGACTGGCCGGTCATGCCGGTGGAACACATCGGCTTCATGCTCATG CCACATGGATTCTTCAACTGCTCGCCTGCTGTCGATGTGCCTCCTGGCACTTCTGATGCCGCCGATGTCAAGGAAGCAGAGTCGCCTAAGGCCATCCAGAACGGGGCCCTTGTTTCCAAGCTCTAA